Genomic DNA from Niabella ginsenosidivorans:
CTATACGCCTGAACAGCCAGCAGGAGCACCAGGATCAAACTATTCAGCAACCTCATTCTCAATTTTTATAGATCTGTACTTCAATTTTACCATCGGCCGTTACAGCACCCCTGTACATACCTTCAGTATTGAAAGGCATGGCCATATTTCCATTCTTATCCAGGATGATCAGGCCCCCATCACCGCCCATTGCGCCCACATTGTCCAGTACTTCTTTTGAAGCCTGTTCAATGGAATAGCCCTTATACGCGATCAGGTCACAAATCGTTTTGGCTACCACATTCCTGATGAAAAACTCTCCCCAGCCGGTACAGGAAATACCTGCCGTGCGGTTATCGCAATACGTACCGGCTCCTATGATTGGAGAATCGCCCACCCGTCCGTATTTTTTGTTGGTCATACCACCGGTAGAAGTACCTGCCGCCAGGTTGCCAGCATTGTCCAAAGCCACACAACCAACTGTACCAAACTTATAATCCCTGTTGATGGTGCCCAGTTTGGAAGTGGTTTTGCTGTTGTGGTCCAATACGGCTTTTACTGAATCTTCTTTAATAGCTTCCTGCAATCCCTTCCACCGTTCCTTTGTCCAGAAATATTTAGGGT
This window encodes:
- a CDS encoding isoaspartyl peptidase/L-asparaginase family protein encodes the protein MIYNFKSILLILTIFFCAAVHAQNKKYVLVVHGGAGTILKKNMTAEKEKAYTEALTQALQAGYNVIKNGGASLDAVEAAIHVLEDNPLFNAGKGAVFTHDGRNELDASIMDGKTLKAGAVAGVTTIRNPITAARAVMDRSEHVMMVGKGAEIFAKEAGLTIVDPKYFWTKERWKGLQEAIKEDSVKAVLDHNSKTTSKLGTINRDYKFGTVGCVALDNAGNLAAGTSTGGMTNKKYGRVGDSPIIGAGTYCDNRTAGISCTGWGEFFIRNVVAKTICDLIAYKGYSIEQASKEVLDNVGAMGGDGGLIILDKNGNMAMPFNTEGMYRGAVTADGKIEVQIYKN